In Cicer arietinum cultivar CDC Frontier isolate Library 1 chromosome 7, Cicar.CDCFrontier_v2.0, whole genome shotgun sequence, a single window of DNA contains:
- the LOC101511225 gene encoding uncharacterized protein, with translation MEGRRRITLYDQMKSGNTSNNRSSLASLILNDAVLTNQKTPNQTLLDIIQEHEPNNVVNNNNNTKDRKSWKAFKELLRLKRHNSDESTHQQHNESDAVGEDPGNSNPPEFLAGGVAGGESSDEEENNTVNNSETVQGSMSLMDLLEETEVDLDGSSDVDDGDDVDDEYYKKRVEEEEEEGEGEGNVPVEHNCCVCMVRHKGAAFIPCGHTFCRMCSREIWVSRGNCPLCNNSILEILDIF, from the coding sequence ATGGAGGGTCGCCGGAGAATAACGCTTTACGATCAAATGAAATCGGGTAACACAAGCAACAATCGAAGTTCACTTGCAAGTTTAATCCTCAACGACGCCGTTTTAACCAACCAGAAAACCCCAAACCAAACACTCTTAGACATTATACAAGAACACGAACCAAACAACGTTgttaacaacaacaataacacgAAGGATCGAAAATCGTGGAAAGCGTTTAAAGAGTTACTTCGTCTAAAGCGTCATAACTCGGACGAGTCGACTCACCAGCAACATAACGAGTCCGACGCCGTTGGAGAAGATCCTGGAAATTCGAATCCGCCGGAATTTCTTGCCGGTGGAGTTGCCGGCGGCGAGTCCTCCGACGAGGAGGAGAATAATACCGTTAACAATTCGGAGACGGTGCAGGGTAGCATGTCGCTGATGGATTTGTTGGAGGAAACGGAAGTTGATTTGGATGGAAGCAGTGATGTGGATGATGGTGATGACGTGGACgatgaatattataaaaaacgagtggaagaagaagaagaggaaggaGAAGGAGAAGGGAATGTTCCGGTGGAACACAATTGCTGCGTGTGTATGGTGAGGCATAAAGGTGCAGCGTTTATACCGTGTGGACACACATTTTGCAGGATGTGTTCAAGAGAGATTTGGGTGAGTAGAGGGAATTGTCCACTTTGCAATAATTCTATATTGGAAATTCTTGATATTTTCTGA